A single genomic interval of Amycolatopsis albispora harbors:
- a CDS encoding glycoside hydrolase family 2 protein yields the protein MSTDWTPKEPVLPTPWTHQVGPGNALPEYPRPRLVRDRWLNLNGLWEYTTEHSRGELILVPYPPESTLSGIGRHDDLMWYRRTFELPADWAGERVLLHFGAVDQRARVWVNHQLVAEHEGGYTEFSADITGALRASGPQEVLVRAEDRADIGTHPLGKQRLDPGGILYTGASGIWQTVWLEPVPRDHVRRLDVDSDLTGLTVTPRVSGGDRVEIVVSTREGDEVARAEGPAGRAIRVEVPSPRLWSPDDPYLYDLTVRLGDDLVRSYAGLRTIGVARDERGRPRIALNGRVTFLHGPLDQGYWPDGIYTAPTDEALRFDLEKTKELGFNFVRKHAKVEPARWYHWADHLGLLVWQDMPSLPVLLDNPPGPQAPPVPEARQRFEAELLELIDQLRGVTSLVGWVPFNEGWGEYDTVRISALVREADPTRMVNASSGVNCCHSHHDTGAGDIYDDHTYVGPGRPEIIDTRVTVDGEYGGLGLVLPDHVWPGPPMAYEMAGDREELTRRYAEVSEELARIVPEVGLSGAIYTQTTDVENEVNGFFTYDRREAKLDIAVAAAHNRKAIEAGSQPQDR from the coding sequence ATGAGCACCGACTGGACGCCCAAGGAACCCGTACTGCCCACCCCGTGGACACACCAGGTCGGCCCGGGCAACGCCCTGCCGGAGTACCCGCGCCCGCGGCTGGTGCGGGACCGCTGGCTCAACCTCAACGGCCTGTGGGAGTACACCACCGAGCACAGCCGCGGCGAGCTGATCCTGGTGCCGTACCCGCCGGAGTCCACGCTGTCCGGCATCGGCAGGCACGACGACCTGATGTGGTACCGCCGCACCTTCGAGCTCCCGGCGGACTGGGCGGGGGAGCGGGTGCTGCTGCACTTCGGCGCGGTCGACCAGCGTGCCCGCGTCTGGGTGAACCACCAGCTGGTCGCCGAGCACGAGGGCGGCTACACCGAGTTCAGCGCGGACATCACCGGGGCGCTGCGCGCGAGCGGCCCGCAGGAGGTGCTGGTCCGCGCCGAGGACCGGGCGGACATCGGCACCCATCCGCTGGGCAAGCAGCGCCTCGACCCCGGCGGCATTCTCTACACCGGCGCGTCCGGCATCTGGCAGACCGTCTGGCTCGAACCGGTCCCGCGTGACCACGTCCGGCGGCTCGACGTCGACAGCGACCTGACCGGGCTCACCGTCACTCCGCGTGTTTCCGGTGGCGATCGGGTGGAGATCGTGGTCAGTACCCGAGAGGGTGATGAGGTCGCCCGTGCCGAGGGGCCGGCGGGCCGCGCGATCCGCGTCGAGGTGCCGTCACCGCGGTTGTGGTCGCCGGACGACCCGTACCTGTACGACCTGACCGTCCGGCTGGGTGACGACCTCGTGCGCTCCTACGCCGGGTTGCGCACCATCGGCGTCGCCCGCGACGAGCGCGGTCGGCCGAGAATCGCGTTGAACGGCCGCGTCACCTTCCTGCACGGCCCGCTCGACCAGGGGTACTGGCCGGACGGCATCTACACCGCGCCCACCGACGAGGCACTGCGGTTCGACCTGGAGAAAACCAAGGAACTCGGCTTCAACTTCGTCCGCAAGCACGCCAAGGTCGAACCGGCGCGCTGGTACCACTGGGCCGACCACCTCGGCCTCCTGGTCTGGCAGGACATGCCGTCGCTGCCCGTCCTGCTGGACAACCCGCCGGGCCCGCAAGCACCGCCCGTGCCGGAGGCGCGGCAGCGGTTCGAGGCCGAGCTGCTCGAACTCATCGACCAGCTGCGCGGGGTCACCTCGCTGGTCGGCTGGGTGCCGTTCAACGAGGGCTGGGGCGAATACGACACCGTGCGGATCTCCGCGCTGGTGCGCGAAGCCGACCCGACGCGCATGGTGAACGCGAGCAGCGGCGTGAACTGCTGCCATTCGCACCACGACACCGGCGCGGGCGACATCTACGACGACCACACCTACGTCGGTCCCGGCCGTCCCGAAATCATCGACACCAGGGTGACCGTCGACGGCGAATACGGCGGCCTCGGCCTGGTGCTGCCCGACCACGTCTGGCCGGGACCGCCGATGGCCTACGAAATGGCGGGTGATCGCGAAGAACTGACCCGCCGCTACGCCGAAGTGAGCGAGGAACTCGCGCGGATCGTGCCGGAGGTGGGCCTTTCCGGCGCCATCTACACCCAGACCACCGACGTGGAGAACGAGGTGAACGGGTTCTTCACCTACGACCGCCGGGAAGCCAAGCTCGACATCGCGGTGGCCGCGGCACACAATCGGAAGGCGATCGAGGCGGGCAGCCAGCCCCAAGATCGGTGA
- a CDS encoding glycosyltransferase family 4 protein, whose translation MRVLMLSWEYPPVVVGGLARHVHALARHLVRDGHEVVVLCRHVAGTDASTHPLTDRVVEGVRIIRVAEDPMHVTFERDLVAWTLAMGHAMVRAGNELLRGWQPEVVHAHDWLVTHPAIALAEAARVPLVGTIHATEAGRHSGWLSHPLNQQVHSVEWWLANRSDALITCSQAMRAEVGHLFEVSPEEITVIHNGIEERGWQVPAAEVEHARRTYSPEGAPLLLYFGRLEWEKGVQDLLAALPRIRRDHPGTRLVVAGKGRHLDELVEQARKLRIRRAVEFVGHLSDRDLRAVLAAADAVVLPSRYEPFGIVALEAAAAKAPLVASTAGGLGEVVIDGVTGLAFAPGDVAALGAAVNTVLADDRAARRRAAAAQARLAADFDWCRIAEDTAAVYRRAKISEPEVLGRPKIATGNAFPG comes from the coding sequence ATGCGCGTGTTGATGCTCTCGTGGGAGTACCCGCCGGTGGTCGTCGGCGGGCTGGCCCGGCACGTCCACGCGCTGGCCAGGCATCTGGTCCGCGACGGGCACGAGGTCGTGGTGCTCTGCCGCCACGTGGCCGGCACCGACGCTTCGACGCATCCGCTGACCGATCGGGTGGTCGAGGGGGTGCGGATCATCCGGGTCGCCGAGGACCCGATGCACGTGACCTTCGAGCGCGACCTGGTGGCCTGGACGCTGGCCATGGGGCACGCGATGGTCCGCGCGGGCAACGAGCTGCTGCGCGGCTGGCAGCCCGAGGTGGTGCACGCGCACGACTGGCTGGTCACGCACCCGGCGATCGCGCTGGCCGAGGCCGCGCGGGTGCCGCTGGTCGGCACCATCCACGCCACCGAGGCCGGGCGGCACTCCGGCTGGCTGTCGCACCCGCTCAACCAGCAGGTGCACTCGGTGGAATGGTGGCTGGCGAACCGGTCCGACGCGCTGATCACCTGCTCGCAGGCGATGCGCGCGGAGGTCGGGCACCTGTTCGAGGTGTCGCCGGAGGAGATCACCGTGATCCACAACGGCATCGAGGAACGCGGCTGGCAGGTGCCCGCCGCCGAGGTCGAGCACGCGCGGCGGACCTACAGCCCCGAGGGCGCTCCCCTGCTGCTCTACTTCGGCCGTCTCGAGTGGGAGAAGGGCGTGCAGGACCTGCTCGCCGCGCTGCCGCGCATCCGGCGCGACCATCCGGGCACGCGGCTGGTGGTGGCCGGCAAGGGGCGGCACCTGGACGAGCTGGTCGAGCAGGCGAGGAAGCTGCGCATCCGGCGGGCGGTGGAGTTCGTCGGGCACCTGTCCGACCGCGACCTGCGCGCGGTGCTGGCCGCGGCGGACGCGGTGGTGCTGCCGAGCCGGTACGAGCCGTTCGGGATCGTCGCGCTGGAGGCCGCGGCCGCGAAGGCGCCGCTGGTGGCGTCGACCGCGGGCGGGCTCGGCGAGGTGGTCATCGACGGGGTGACCGGGCTGGCGTTCGCGCCGGGTGACGTGGCCGCGCTCGGTGCCGCGGTGAACACCGTGCTGGCGGACGACCGGGCCGCGCGACGCCGCGCCGCCGCCGCGCAGGCCCGGCTGGCCGCGGACTTCGACTGGTGCCGGATCGCCGAAGACACCGCGGCCGTCTACCGCCGGGCGAAGATCTCCGAGCCCGAGGTACTGGGCCGCCCGAAAATCGCCACCGGCAACGCCTTCCCCGGCTGA
- a CDS encoding M28 family metallopeptidase — MRLRQALVLVAASALPIAVLTAPASAAPVLAAPDIPVANVQAHLTALQNIATANGGNRAHGRPGYKASIDYVKGKLDAVGYQTQLHTFTYNGTTGYNLIADWPGGDPNNVLMAGGHLDSVSVGPGINDNGSGSAGLLEVALTVAKQNLQPQKHLRFGWWGAEELGLIGSTRYVNSLTAAQRAVIKGYVNFDMTGSPNPGYFVYSSSGQPAGSTTIENALKAGFQAKGVPTELTSVGGRSDHAAFARANIPTGGTFSGAEGIKTSAQAQKWGGTAGLAYDRCYHRSCDTTSNISATSLDRHTDVMAHALWSLSGAPARTATLDCVRCPL, encoded by the coding sequence ATGAGACTGCGTCAAGCGCTGGTCCTGGTGGCCGCGTCCGCACTGCCGATCGCAGTGCTGACCGCGCCCGCCTCCGCCGCACCGGTGTTGGCCGCGCCGGACATCCCGGTGGCCAATGTGCAGGCCCACCTCACCGCACTGCAGAACATCGCCACCGCCAACGGCGGCAACCGCGCGCACGGGCGCCCCGGGTACAAGGCGTCGATCGACTACGTCAAGGGCAAGCTCGACGCCGTCGGTTACCAGACGCAGCTGCACACCTTCACCTACAACGGCACCACCGGCTACAACCTGATCGCCGACTGGCCGGGCGGTGACCCGAACAACGTGCTGATGGCCGGTGGGCACCTCGACAGCGTCAGCGTCGGCCCGGGCATCAACGACAACGGCAGCGGCTCGGCCGGGCTGCTGGAGGTCGCGCTCACCGTGGCCAAGCAGAACCTGCAGCCGCAGAAGCACCTGCGGTTCGGCTGGTGGGGTGCCGAGGAACTGGGCCTGATCGGCTCGACGCGGTACGTGAACAGCCTGACCGCCGCCCAGCGCGCGGTGATCAAGGGCTACGTGAACTTCGACATGACCGGCTCGCCGAACCCCGGGTACTTCGTGTACTCCAGCTCGGGGCAGCCCGCCGGGTCGACCACCATCGAGAACGCGCTGAAGGCCGGGTTCCAGGCCAAGGGCGTGCCGACCGAGCTGACCAGCGTCGGCGGGCGGTCCGACCACGCCGCGTTCGCCAGGGCGAACATCCCGACCGGCGGCACGTTCAGCGGGGCCGAGGGCATCAAGACCTCGGCGCAGGCCCAGAAGTGGGGCGGCACGGCGGGGCTGGCCTACGACCGCTGCTACCACCGCTCGTGCGACACCACGAGCAACATCAGCGCCACCTCGCTGGACCGGCACACCGACGTGATGGCGCACGCACTGTGGTCACTGAGCGGCGCTCCGGCGCGAACGGCCACGCTCGACTGCGTGCGCTGCCCGCTCTGA
- the aceB gene encoding malate synthase A: MSDKLAYRIDLTGPSADRFDEILTPAAVEFVAKLDNEFAGRRRELLDERRLRREKLASGEEKLGFLPETAHIRNDESWQVAPAAPGLEDRRVEITGPTDRKMTVNALNSGAKVWLADFEDANSPTWHNMIDGQLNLYDAIRRDIDFTGENGKRYTIGDEPATIVARPRGWHLVEKHIRIDGRPVSASLVDFGLFFFHNARQLLARGRGPYFYLPKLENHREARLWNDVFRFAQRELGLPQGAIRATVLIETITAAFEMDEILYELREHAAGLNAGRWDYIFSVIKNFSEHGADFVLPDRAQVTMTVPFMRSYTELLVRTCHKRGAHAIGGMAAFIPSRDPEINANALEKVRQDKEREAGDGFDGSWVAHPGLVPVCREVFDQVLGGWPNQLGKLREDVVVTAEDLLDVASAGGEVTEEGLRANINVGLRYLDSWLRGTGAAGISNLMEDAATAEIARCQVWQWIRNGTKLADGTAITTELAYEMLREELGRIHAELGAGNRLDDARDIFVETALGEKLPAFFTTSAYARYLTS; encoded by the coding sequence ATGTCCGACAAGCTCGCCTACCGCATCGACCTCACCGGTCCGAGCGCCGACCGGTTCGACGAGATCCTCACCCCGGCCGCGGTGGAGTTCGTGGCCAAGCTGGACAACGAGTTCGCCGGCCGCCGCCGTGAGCTGCTCGACGAGCGGCGCCTGCGCCGGGAGAAGCTGGCCAGCGGCGAGGAGAAGCTCGGGTTCCTGCCGGAGACCGCGCACATCCGCAACGACGAGTCGTGGCAGGTCGCCCCGGCCGCGCCCGGCCTGGAGGACCGCCGCGTCGAGATCACCGGGCCGACCGACCGCAAGATGACGGTCAACGCGCTCAACTCCGGGGCCAAGGTGTGGCTGGCCGACTTCGAGGACGCCAACTCGCCGACCTGGCACAACATGATCGACGGGCAGCTCAACCTCTACGACGCCATCCGCCGCGACATCGACTTCACCGGCGAGAACGGCAAGCGCTACACCATCGGTGACGAGCCGGCCACCATCGTCGCCCGTCCCCGTGGCTGGCACCTGGTGGAGAAGCACATCCGCATCGACGGCCGCCCGGTCTCGGCGAGCCTGGTCGACTTCGGCCTGTTCTTCTTCCACAACGCCCGCCAGCTGCTCGCCCGCGGCCGCGGCCCGTACTTCTACCTGCCGAAGCTGGAGAACCACCGCGAGGCGCGGCTGTGGAACGACGTCTTCCGCTTCGCCCAGCGGGAACTCGGCCTGCCGCAGGGCGCGATCCGGGCCACCGTGCTGATCGAGACGATCACCGCCGCCTTCGAGATGGACGAGATCCTCTACGAGCTGCGCGAGCACGCGGCCGGGCTGAACGCCGGGCGCTGGGACTACATCTTCAGCGTGATCAAGAACTTCAGCGAGCACGGCGCCGACTTCGTGCTGCCGGACCGCGCGCAGGTCACCATGACCGTGCCGTTCATGCGGTCCTACACCGAGCTGCTGGTCCGGACCTGCCACAAGCGCGGCGCGCACGCCATCGGCGGCATGGCCGCGTTCATCCCCAGCCGCGACCCCGAGATCAACGCGAACGCGCTGGAGAAGGTCCGGCAGGACAAGGAGCGCGAGGCCGGTGACGGCTTCGACGGTTCGTGGGTGGCGCACCCCGGTCTGGTCCCGGTCTGCCGCGAGGTGTTCGACCAGGTGCTCGGCGGCTGGCCGAACCAGCTCGGCAAGCTGCGCGAGGACGTCGTGGTCACCGCTGAGGACCTGCTCGACGTGGCCAGCGCGGGCGGTGAGGTCACCGAGGAGGGGCTGCGCGCCAACATCAACGTCGGCCTGCGGTACCTCGACTCGTGGCTGCGCGGCACCGGCGCGGCCGGCATCTCGAACCTGATGGAGGACGCGGCCACCGCGGAGATCGCGCGCTGCCAGGTGTGGCAGTGGATCCGCAACGGCACGAAACTGGCCGACGGCACCGCGATCACCACCGAGCTGGCCTACGAGATGCTGCGTGAGGAACTCGGCCGCATCCACGCCGAACTCGGCGCGGGCAACCGGCTCGACGACGCTCGCGACATCTTCGTCGAGACCGCGCTCGGGGAGAAGCTGCCCGCGTTCTTCACCACCTCGGCCTACGCGCGGTACCTGACCTCCTGA
- the aceA gene encoding isocitrate lyase: protein MADTVNREQAAAELAKQWETDPRWQGVDRTYSAADVIKLRGSVVEENTLARLGAEKLWKLLHTEDYIHALGALTGNQAVQQVRAGLKAIYLSGWQVAADANLSGQTYPDQSLYPANSVPAVVRRINNALGRADQITWAEGNTDIDWYAPIVADAEAGFGGPLNAFELMKGMIAAGAAGVHWEDQLASEKKCGHLGGKVLIPTKQHERTLNAARLAADVADVPSLIIARTDAQAATLITSDVDERDQKFITGERTAEGFYKVRNGIEPCIERGLAYAQYADLLWMETSEPDLEVARKFAEAIKDKYPNQLLAYNCSPSFNWKKHLDDATIAKFQRELGHMGYKFQFITLAGFHALNYSMFDLAKGYANEGMTAYVDLQEREFASEERGYTATKHQREVGTGWFDQVATALNPESSTTALTGSTEEAQFH from the coding sequence ATGGCTGACACGGTCAACAGGGAGCAGGCGGCGGCAGAGCTTGCGAAGCAGTGGGAGACCGACCCCCGCTGGCAGGGTGTGGACCGTACCTACAGCGCGGCCGACGTGATCAAGCTGCGCGGCAGCGTGGTCGAGGAGAACACGCTCGCCCGGCTCGGCGCGGAGAAGCTGTGGAAGCTGCTGCACACCGAGGACTACATCCACGCGCTGGGTGCCCTCACCGGTAACCAGGCCGTCCAGCAGGTGCGTGCCGGGCTCAAGGCGATCTACCTGTCGGGCTGGCAGGTGGCCGCCGACGCGAACCTGTCCGGCCAGACCTACCCGGACCAGAGCCTGTACCCGGCCAACTCGGTGCCCGCGGTGGTCCGCCGGATCAACAACGCGCTGGGCCGCGCCGACCAGATCACCTGGGCGGAGGGCAACACCGACATCGACTGGTACGCCCCGATCGTCGCCGACGCCGAGGCGGGCTTCGGTGGCCCGCTCAACGCGTTCGAGCTGATGAAGGGCATGATCGCGGCCGGTGCCGCGGGCGTGCACTGGGAGGACCAGCTGGCCTCGGAGAAGAAGTGCGGCCACCTCGGCGGCAAGGTGCTCATCCCGACCAAGCAGCACGAGCGCACGCTGAACGCCGCCCGCCTCGCCGCGGACGTGGCCGACGTGCCGTCGCTGATCATCGCCCGCACCGACGCGCAGGCCGCCACGCTGATCACCAGCGACGTGGACGAGCGCGACCAGAAGTTCATCACCGGTGAGCGCACCGCCGAGGGCTTCTACAAGGTGCGCAACGGCATCGAGCCGTGCATCGAGCGCGGGCTGGCCTACGCCCAGTACGCCGACCTGCTGTGGATGGAGACCTCCGAGCCCGACCTGGAGGTGGCGCGGAAGTTCGCCGAGGCGATCAAGGACAAGTACCCGAACCAGCTGCTGGCCTACAACTGCTCGCCGTCGTTCAACTGGAAGAAGCACCTGGACGACGCGACCATCGCGAAGTTCCAGCGCGAGCTGGGCCACATGGGCTACAAGTTCCAGTTCATCACGCTGGCCGGCTTCCACGCGCTGAACTACTCGATGTTCGACCTGGCCAAGGGTTACGCGAACGAGGGCATGACCGCCTACGTGGACCTGCAGGAGCGCGAGTTCGCTTCGGAGGAGCGGGGTTACACCGCCACCAAGCACCAGCGCGAGGTCGGCACCGGCTGGTTCGACCAGGTGGCCACCGCGCTGAACCCGGAGAGCTCGACCACCGCGCTCACCGGCTCCACCGAAGAGGCCCAGTTCCACTGA
- a CDS encoding short-chain fatty acyl-CoA regulator family protein, translated as MDKTFAGAKLRHLRETRSMSQADLARLLEISPSYLNQIEHNARPLTVPVLFRITQAFGVDAEFFANNDTARLVADVREALLDESLGVQATNGEINELATNLPSIAQALVRLHRRYRDAVENTAALVAEDGSGMHGSAAGPLPHEEVRDFFYERENYVAELDERAERMAAELPLRRGEVLSALRDRLTERYGVHVTSEGIDETVGEQHRYEPQARVLRMAPSLRVGQQAFRMASQIALLEYDDLIAELADSWAFSGPAARSLARVGLANYFAGALILPYEQFHRRAEEYRYDIERLCDHFGVGFETACHRLSTLQRPKMRGVPFSFVRVDRAGNMSKRQSAAGFHFSRVGGACPLWNIYEAFTSPGKILTQIASLPDGKSYFWIARTISRNIGGYGSPGKMFTVGLGCELRHARRLVYSTGLDLDDRAAATPIGMGCKVCERPACPQRAFPTIGKQLTVDENTSTFVPYPAVPKS; from the coding sequence GTGGACAAAACCTTCGCCGGCGCGAAGCTGCGGCACCTGCGTGAGACCCGCTCGATGAGCCAGGCCGACCTCGCCAGGCTGCTGGAGATCTCGCCCAGCTACCTCAACCAGATCGAGCACAACGCCCGCCCGCTGACCGTTCCGGTGCTCTTCCGCATCACCCAGGCGTTCGGCGTGGACGCCGAGTTCTTCGCCAACAACGACACCGCGCGCCTGGTCGCCGACGTGCGCGAAGCCCTGCTCGACGAGTCGCTCGGCGTGCAGGCCACCAACGGCGAGATCAACGAGCTGGCGACGAACCTGCCGTCCATCGCGCAGGCGCTGGTCCGGCTGCACCGGCGGTACCGGGACGCGGTGGAGAACACCGCCGCGCTGGTCGCCGAGGACGGCAGCGGCATGCACGGCAGCGCGGCCGGGCCGCTGCCGCACGAGGAGGTCCGCGACTTCTTCTACGAACGGGAGAACTACGTCGCCGAACTGGACGAACGCGCCGAGCGGATGGCCGCCGAGCTGCCGCTGCGCCGGGGCGAGGTGCTTTCCGCGCTGCGTGACCGGCTGACCGAGCGCTACGGCGTGCACGTGACCAGCGAGGGCATCGACGAGACGGTTGGTGAGCAGCACCGGTACGAGCCGCAGGCGCGGGTGCTGCGGATGGCGCCGAGCCTGCGGGTCGGGCAGCAGGCGTTCCGGATGGCTTCGCAGATCGCCTTGCTGGAGTACGACGACCTGATCGCCGAGCTGGCCGATTCGTGGGCGTTCTCCGGCCCGGCCGCGCGCTCGCTGGCCAGGGTCGGCCTGGCGAACTACTTCGCCGGCGCGCTGATCCTGCCGTACGAGCAGTTCCACCGGCGGGCCGAGGAGTACCGGTACGACATCGAGCGGTTGTGCGACCACTTCGGCGTGGGCTTCGAGACCGCGTGCCACCGGCTGTCCACCCTGCAACGGCCGAAGATGCGCGGGGTGCCGTTCTCGTTCGTGCGGGTGGACCGCGCCGGGAACATGTCGAAGCGGCAGTCGGCGGCGGGCTTCCACTTCTCACGGGTCGGCGGGGCGTGTCCGCTGTGGAACATCTACGAGGCGTTCACGTCGCCGGGCAAGATCCTCACGCAGATCGCGTCGCTGCCGGACGGCAAGAGCTACTTCTGGATCGCGCGGACCATCTCGCGGAACATCGGGGGCTACGGCTCGCCGGGCAAGATGTTCACCGTCGGCCTCGGCTGCGAACTCCGCCACGCGCGCCGGCTGGTCTACTCGACCGGCCTCGACCTGGACGACCGGGCCGCCGCCACGCCGATCGGCATGGGCTGCAAGGTGTGCGAACGCCCGGCGTGCCCGCAACGCGCGTTCCCGACGATCGGGAAGCAGCTGACCGTGGACGAGAACACCAGCACCTTCGTCCCCTACCCCGCGGTGCCGAAGTCGTAG
- the ilvA gene encoding threonine ammonia-lyase IlvA, whose translation MHGVRTAEVSAELVDQAAERLAGVVTRTPLEPSSRLSAQMNARVWLKREDLQTVRSYKVRGAYNFIVQLDEEVRARGVVCASAGNHAQGVAYACRRLGAKGRVFVPRTTPRQKRERIATLGGAHVEVIVTGDSYEDASAEAKREAERTGATLVPAFDDPRTVAGQGTVARELVAQLGFAPDVLVVPVGGGGLLAGIVTWMREHHPSTRIVGVEPAGAACVAAAIEAGEPVRIDAVDSFVDGAAVAIAGSVTYPLIRDSGAELTTVEEGGVCTEMLELYQSDGIIAEPAGALASAALGASVTIQPEETVVCVVSGGNNDVSRYSEILERSLVHKGLKHYFLVGFPQEPGALRRFLDEVLGPEDDITLFEYVKRNSRETGPALIGIEIERPADLPGLLDRLDASPLQVERVEPGSPLFHFLL comes from the coding sequence ATGCACGGCGTACGCACGGCGGAGGTAAGCGCGGAGCTGGTCGACCAGGCCGCGGAACGGCTGGCCGGGGTGGTCACCAGGACCCCGCTCGAACCCAGTTCCCGGCTCTCGGCGCAGATGAACGCCCGCGTGTGGCTCAAGCGCGAGGACCTCCAGACGGTCCGCTCCTACAAGGTCCGCGGCGCCTACAACTTCATCGTGCAGCTCGACGAGGAGGTCCGCGCCCGCGGCGTGGTCTGCGCCAGCGCGGGCAACCACGCGCAGGGCGTCGCCTACGCCTGCCGTCGCCTCGGGGCGAAGGGCCGCGTTTTTGTACCCCGCACCACGCCGCGGCAGAAGCGCGAGCGGATCGCCACGCTCGGCGGTGCGCACGTCGAGGTGATCGTCACCGGCGACAGCTACGAGGACGCCTCCGCCGAGGCCAAGCGCGAGGCCGAGCGCACCGGCGCCACCCTGGTGCCCGCCTTCGACGACCCGCGCACGGTTGCCGGGCAGGGCACGGTCGCCCGCGAACTGGTCGCGCAGCTGGGCTTCGCGCCCGACGTGCTGGTGGTGCCGGTCGGCGGCGGCGGGCTGCTCGCCGGGATCGTCACCTGGATGCGGGAGCACCACCCGTCGACCCGGATCGTCGGCGTCGAGCCCGCCGGGGCCGCCTGCGTGGCCGCCGCGATCGAAGCGGGTGAGCCGGTGCGCATCGACGCGGTGGACTCGTTCGTCGACGGCGCCGCGGTCGCCATCGCCGGTTCGGTCACCTATCCGCTGATCCGCGACAGCGGCGCCGAGCTGACCACCGTCGAAGAGGGCGGGGTGTGCACGGAGATGCTGGAGCTGTACCAGTCCGACGGCATCATCGCCGAACCGGCCGGCGCGCTGGCCAGCGCCGCGCTCGGCGCGTCGGTGACGATCCAGCCGGAGGAGACCGTGGTCTGCGTGGTCTCCGGCGGCAACAACGACGTCAGCCGGTACAGCGAGATCCTCGAGCGCTCGCTGGTCCACAAAGGACTGAAGCACTACTTCCTGGTCGGCTTCCCGCAGGAGCCGGGCGCGCTGCGGCGCTTCCTCGACGAGGTGCTCGGCCCAGAGGACGACATCACCCTGTTCGAGTACGTCAAGCGCAACAGCCGGGAGACCGGCCCGGCGCTGATCGGGATCGAGATCGAGCGCCCGGCCGACCTGCCCGGCCTGCTGGACCGCCTCGACGCCAGCCCGCTCCAGGTGGAACGGGTGGAACCGGGCAGCCCGTTGTTCCATTTCCTGCTTTAG